The genomic region CTGGGTGAGGCAGCCCGCGATGCCCAGTGCGGCACCGACGAGAAGACCCGTGAGGACGCGGGGCAGCCGGAAGTCCCGCACGATCATGACGGTGCCGGGGTCGCCCGTACCGATGAGCCCGGAGAGGGATTCCGACAGGCTCATCCCGGTCGAACTCGCCATCACCGCGAGGGCGATGAGGACGGCGACGACCGGCAGGAGGACCGCGGCCGCGAGCGCGCTGCGGCGCGGGAGCAGCCAGGAGAACGTGCCCCTGCGCAGCACTGTGCTGTCCGGGGGTGTCACCTCGGTGGGACCGCTGCGGGGCGCCTTCTCCCCGGCCGTCCTCCTCACGCCGGTCACGCCCCGGCCCCCGCGGTGGAGAGGCGGGAGGAGCGGGCGATCCAGACGAGCAGCGGGCCGCCGACGAAGGCGAGCAGGACGCTGACCGGTGTCTCCCAGGGCCGGATGACGACCCGGGCGAGGATGTCGGCCAGGATCATGAGGTCGGCGGCGATCAGCGCGGAGAGGACGAGTTGGGCCGTCATGCGCGGCCCGGTCAGCGCCCTCGCGGCGTACGGCGCCAGCAGGCCGAGGAAGGCGACGGGTCCCGCGACCGCGACCCCGCAGCCGGCGAGCAGGGAGACCGCTCCGGCGACGACGAGGCGGATGCGGCCGGGGTGGTGCCCGAGCGAGCGGGCGCCGTCGTCACCGAGGCCGAGCGCCGCGAGGGGGCGGGCGCAGCCGAGCGCGGTGAGCAGGCCGAGGGCCACCAGCGGCAGCAGGGGGACGAGATCGGAGGTCTCCACGCCGGCGAGCGAGCCGATCGTCCAGTACCGGTAGGTGTCGAAGGTCGACTGGGTGCCGAGCAGGACGTAGGAGGTACAGCCGTGGAAGGTGGCGCCCAGCGCCGATCCGGCCAGGACGAGACGCAGCGGTGAGCCCGCCGTACGTCCCGAGCCGGCGAGGAGCAGGACGACGGCGCTCGCCGCCATGCCGCCGACGAGCGCCCAGACGAGCAGGGTGCCCGGGGAGTCGGCACCGAAGAAGGTGAGCCCGAGGACAACGGCGAGCGCCGCTCCGGAGTTGACGCCCAGTAGGCCGGTTTCGGCCAGGGGATTGCGGGTGGCGGCCTGGAGCAGACAGCCGGCCGCACCGAGGCAGGTGCCCACGAGGAGCGCGGCGAGGGTGCGCGGGAGGCGTACGTCCATGACGGCCAGCCGGATCCGGGCGTCGGCCCGGGCGGCGGGGTCCCCGAGAAGGAAGTCCCAGGCGCGGGTCGCGGGGCTCTCACCGGTGCCGATGACGAGGGAGAGCAGCGCAAGGGCCACAAGGAGCAGCACAAGTCCCGTGGTGACCGAGGGGATTGAGAGGCCCTGGGACGGGGGAGTTTCGGATGGGCGGGATCCGGCTGACCTTGGCCGACCCCCTTGCGCGAAGGACATAAGGTTAGCCTAACCTAAATGCACTCGTCCGGTTCTGGCGGGTCATGGGCAGACCTATGCCCTGAAGTGGCGCGATGTGTACCTCTTCTCTCCGATTCAGCCGTCGGAGGGCGCCCGGCCGGAACTGACTTCGTCTGAACGCAAACGGAGATCCAAGGCCATGGCGCCGTATTCGCCCCCCGCGTCCCGCGGTATCGCACGCCCCGTCATATCGGCGGCCCTGCTCACGCTCGGCGCTCTCACCCTGAGCGCCTGCGGAGCCGAGGACGAAGCCGCGTCCGCCGGCTCGGGCGCGGTGGCGACGACGACCCAGGTCACGGACGCGACCGGGACGAAGGTGAAGATTCCGGCCGACCCGGAGCGCGTGGTCGCCCTCAGCGAGATGGACCTGGACGCCTCGCTCGCCCTGGGCGTCGAGCCGGTGGGCCTGACCGCGGGACGCGGTCAGAAGGGCGCTCCCCAGTACCTGGCGGACCAGGCGAAGAGCATCCCGGTGGTGGGCGCAGTCACCGGCCCGGACATCGAGAAGGTGGTGCGGGTGAAGCCGGACGTGATCCTCGCCGGGCAGCTCGCCGACGAGCAGGTGCTCGCGCAGCTCCGGAAGATCGCGCCCACGGTCGTCACCATCGACGGCACCAAGGACTGGAAGAAGGCCCTCCAGCTCACCGGCACGACGCTCGGCAGGCCCGACGAGGCCGAGAAGTTCCTCGCCGACTACGGGAAGAAGGCCGCCTCTCTCAGGACCGACCTCGGCCCACAGGCCGGAGCGGACGTGTCCGTCGCCCGCTACTCGGCCAAGGGCACCGCGGTC from Streptomyces sp. QL37 harbors:
- a CDS encoding iron ABC transporter permease, whose protein sequence is MSFAQGGRPRSAGSRPSETPPSQGLSIPSVTTGLVLLLVALALLSLVIGTGESPATRAWDFLLGDPAARADARIRLAVMDVRLPRTLAALLVGTCLGAAGCLLQAATRNPLAETGLLGVNSGAALAVVLGLTFFGADSPGTLLVWALVGGMAASAVVLLLAGSGRTAGSPLRLVLAGSALGATFHGCTSYVLLGTQSTFDTYRYWTIGSLAGVETSDLVPLLPLVALGLLTALGCARPLAALGLGDDGARSLGHHPGRIRLVVAGAVSLLAGCGVAVAGPVAFLGLLAPYAARALTGPRMTAQLVLSALIAADLMILADILARVVIRPWETPVSVLLAFVGGPLLVWIARSSRLSTAGAGA
- a CDS encoding iron-siderophore ABC transporter substrate-binding protein, with the protein product MAPYSPPASRGIARPVISAALLTLGALTLSACGAEDEAASAGSGAVATTTQVTDATGTKVKIPADPERVVALSEMDLDASLALGVEPVGLTAGRGQKGAPQYLADQAKSIPVVGAVTGPDIEKVVRVKPDVILAGQLADEQVLAQLRKIAPTVVTIDGTKDWKKALQLTGTTLGRPDEAEKFLADYGKKAASLRTDLGPQAGADVSVARYSAKGTAVMQQGVFISDVLKDLGFGRPGIQNDKGEGHSTRLSDENLQEIDGDWLFIGSLDSDDADLLAELTKKPAYQQLGAVRDMHATVVDGTRWTSLGGAQAAVSVLDDIRKAMVK